A stretch of the Balneolales bacterium ANBcel1 genome encodes the following:
- a CDS encoding aminopeptidase P family protein: MYQNHRQKLLNLFREQSGHLIYLKGGSVAGRYHTDFEYPFRQESNFLYLTGIDEPDMAAFFECGSGEYTLVIPRRSSQFAVWMGYILTPEEYRERYGPDHIIYNDEVHDWLKKRAPQQIHILPDSGDEIAKAGYQTESGELQDALAYCRVIKTDGEMDCLKKAASAANQAHLEVMKAVGPGVREYEMKALFDYHTHRHGMVHAPYSGIFASGPGSAILHYTGYRRTVEANELFLVDAGAEYAGYAADVTRTMPAGASFTPLQADLYDIVLDAQNTALNLIRPGNKMEDLHLAAARCIASGLRDCGLLRGSVDDLMETNIFALFFPHGLGHFLGLDTHDVGGYPKGTEKIDRPGLRFLRARRTFESGMVLTIEPGLYFIPALLEPAFEDGKTSSFLNREKLAGLLDFGGIRIEDNVIVRDDGMENLTTAPKTRHEIEHVKQGD, encoded by the coding sequence ATGTACCAGAATCACCGACAAAAACTCCTGAATCTGTTCCGCGAGCAATCCGGCCATTTGATTTATCTCAAAGGCGGATCGGTTGCCGGGCGCTATCACACCGACTTTGAGTATCCGTTCCGGCAGGAGTCCAACTTCCTCTACCTCACCGGTATTGATGAACCCGACATGGCCGCTTTTTTTGAATGCGGCAGCGGTGAATACACACTGGTGATCCCTCGCCGATCCTCTCAATTTGCCGTATGGATGGGATACATTCTCACACCCGAGGAGTACCGGGAGCGATACGGTCCCGACCACATCATCTACAATGACGAGGTCCACGACTGGCTGAAGAAACGGGCCCCTCAGCAGATTCATATTCTGCCCGACAGCGGTGACGAGATCGCAAAAGCCGGATATCAGACCGAATCAGGCGAACTGCAGGACGCCCTGGCCTACTGCCGGGTCATCAAAACTGATGGTGAGATGGATTGTCTGAAAAAAGCTGCTTCCGCTGCCAATCAGGCACATCTGGAAGTGATGAAGGCGGTCGGACCGGGTGTTCGGGAATATGAAATGAAGGCCCTTTTCGATTACCACACCCACCGGCACGGTATGGTTCATGCACCATACTCCGGTATTTTTGCGAGCGGACCCGGTTCCGCCATCCTGCATTATACCGGTTACCGCAGAACAGTTGAAGCCAATGAGCTTTTTCTGGTGGATGCCGGTGCGGAGTATGCCGGTTACGCCGCCGATGTCACACGCACCATGCCGGCGGGAGCGTCGTTCACCCCGCTTCAGGCCGACCTCTACGATATCGTCCTGGATGCCCAAAACACAGCGCTGAACCTCATCCGGCCGGGTAACAAAATGGAGGATCTCCACCTTGCCGCCGCGCGCTGCATCGCTTCCGGACTCCGCGACTGCGGACTGCTCCGTGGGTCTGTCGACGACCTCATGGAAACCAACATCTTCGCCCTTTTCTTCCCCCACGGGCTGGGCCATTTTCTTGGCCTTGATACCCACGATGTAGGCGGGTACCCGAAAGGCACCGAAAAAATCGACCGGCCCGGACTCCGTTTCCTGAGAGCCCGCCGAACTTTTGAAAGCGGCATGGTGCTCACCATAGAACCGGGCCTGTACTTCATTCCCGCACTGCTGGAACCCGCTTTTGAAGACGGCAAAACATCGTCCTTCCTCAACAGGGAGAAGCTGGCCGGGTTGCTGGATTTCGGTGGCATACGCATTGAAGACAACGTCATTGTTCGGGACGACGGGATGGAGAATCTTACCACGGCTCCCAAAACCAGGCATGAGATCGAGCATGTGAAACAAGGTGACTGA
- a CDS encoding type I restriction enzyme HsdR N-terminal domain-containing protein: MTSLARFIGMAPSNPYFDEMREPLHTFSPLAAHHYPQFRFRDGMRLLWNPLEKKTARIRPEERVRLQVIDYLTLEAGFSPNRIATERAVPSRYSRGRTDVLCYDTSFAPLMLVECKAENVVPGPKAATQSAVYNRFVKAPYILLTNGLHDALFHVTDSLEHLPPGRYPSFLSRGGFTDSTSEYWMNRGFLHNNMEQQPASLLSGLLCHLFHVSSVAKSYIRVSFPDDGMPLHHYYALLSVPGHTETLYAFTLMAISEDQTALSVISNSGGRNTGCLRMLLSNDGSITTIEHYRPGKGSITLPPISGVEEILGNLPLSSGITDRKSEADPNPAGRYKTDDPPGTEPSGTGRSVDQGPVVKCPKAPSIRRKDSDSRHKDKTDKISTDRLPLTESAARAPDDATDVAHMTYEEQHDPVLIGLSEVLKSFFNDNH, encoded by the coding sequence TTGACCTCGTTGGCCCGGTTCATTGGAATGGCGCCGTCCAATCCCTATTTTGATGAGATGCGCGAACCCTTACATACCTTTTCACCCCTGGCGGCCCATCATTATCCGCAGTTCCGATTCCGCGACGGAATGCGCTTGCTCTGGAATCCGCTTGAAAAAAAAACCGCCCGCATTCGTCCGGAAGAGCGTGTCCGGCTTCAGGTTATAGATTACCTGACTCTGGAGGCCGGTTTTTCTCCAAACCGGATTGCCACGGAAAGAGCGGTTCCTTCCCGGTATTCGCGCGGCAGGACCGATGTCCTTTGCTACGACACATCCTTTGCTCCCCTGATGCTGGTCGAATGCAAGGCAGAAAACGTTGTGCCGGGGCCAAAGGCTGCGACCCAGTCGGCTGTTTACAATCGATTTGTGAAGGCGCCTTATATACTGCTAACCAACGGCCTGCATGATGCCCTGTTCCATGTAACCGACTCCCTTGAACACCTGCCTCCCGGCCGGTACCCTTCTTTTCTTTCCCGCGGCGGCTTTACCGACTCAACTTCGGAGTACTGGATGAACCGCGGCTTCCTGCACAACAATATGGAGCAACAACCAGCATCCCTCCTGTCGGGGCTGCTCTGCCATCTTTTCCATGTATCGAGTGTCGCGAAAAGCTACATAAGAGTCTCCTTTCCCGACGACGGAATGCCCCTCCATCACTATTACGCACTGCTCTCTGTTCCCGGTCACACCGAGACCCTTTACGCTTTCACCCTGATGGCCATTTCGGAAGATCAAACAGCCCTGAGCGTCATCTCCAATTCTGGAGGCCGAAACACCGGCTGTCTCCGGATGCTCCTCTCGAATGACGGCAGCATCACCACCATAGAGCATTATCGCCCAGGCAAAGGTAGCATAACACTTCCCCCGATCTCAGGTGTGGAAGAAATCCTGGGAAACCTGCCTCTCTCATCCGGAATAACCGATCGTAAGTCCGAAGCAGATCCGAACCCGGCAGGACGCTACAAAACGGATGATCCCCCCGGAACAGAACCTTCCGGCACAGGCAGGTCAGTCGATCAGGGGCCCGTCGTGAAATGTCCCAAAGCCCCATCGATCCGGCGGAAGGATTCTGATTCCCGGCATAAGGACAAAACGGATAAGATCTCCACCGACCGGCTGCCTTTGACGGAATCTGCTGCTCGTGCCCCGGACGACGCAACGGATGTGGCGCACATGACATATGAAGAACAGCACGACCCGGTGCTGATCGGGTTGTCTGAGGTGCTGAAATCCTTTTTCAACGATAATCATTAA